Genomic window (Melioribacteraceae bacterium):
CAACTATGCTTATGTTCAGTCGGGGCAGGAAAATTCATTTACTTGGGCGAAAATGGAAAAAGGATTTACAATTCAAATTCCGTTAATAGCAAAGTTAAGGGGTGAAGGAAAAATTAAAGTTAAAACTCTCGCAGAATCCGGCGCTTGGTTCAAAAAGAATTTTAAAGTAACCCCTCCAACCTCTTTAACGGCACTTGGCAAATTCGCCAACGATGACCGCAAAACAGTTTGGTTTAACAGCCGTTTTTATCGAACCAACATTATTTGGGAAAAGGGAAGTCTCCGATTTAGGGATATTCATCTATTCGATGAAAAACTTCAATCCGATTATCTGAATAAAAATAACGAATTGACAACCTGCAATTATTATACTCTTCCTTTTGTCGATGGAAAAAGCTGGAGCGATTCAAATCATTATGCTGGATTATATCTTAAATCAATTCTAAACGGTAAAGAAGTTCTACTGGAAGGAGGAATGCCGATCGTTAATGATACTCGTGAGGGCACTCTCAAAATTTTATGGCCTCTTAAGAATGCTGAAGGAGTATTCTTAATTGAAATGAATGAACGAGAAATTAAAATGAAACTTGAAAGTAAACTTTTGATTGATTGGTTTCTCGAGTTTGAGGTATCCGAAAGATTTGATCTCCCCATCAAAAATATGAATGAAAATAGGATTGAATGTAAATTAAAAGAACACGTGTACAATGTTTATATTAAAAATGGGTCTTACTCTACATCAGAAAAAAGAGGATACTATAAATTATTGCCTGAAAAGGAAGGACTAATTATTGATTTATCGATCAGATAATTTCTTGCGATATGATTGTTAATTAATCTTTCTCCAAATCAGCTTGTCAATTCGGCAAATCTATACGCTCCACTTAACGACGCTTTAGTTATGTATTGATAAGCTGATACACTAATCCTACTCTGTATCGCTGTATGTACATGTCCTGCAAATACCGCCAATAATTTTCTGCACGACAACAATTCAATTAAAAATTGATAAGTAGAATTTAAATTCCCACTTTCTGGCCAACGTTCTCTTTTTTCAGTTATATAATTTTTGTCATATTCTGAACCCCATCTTGGATCCCCTATTGTAGAAACAGAATTTCTTGATAGAGCAATCGGTTGATAAATTGGGATGTGCATACATAGAATTATAGGATAATTTTTTCTTGCTTGCTCTCTGAAAAATTCAACCTGTTCAGCACTGATTTGAAATGTAGAATTATCGATCGAGACAAAGTTCACATCCTTAAAAATTTTCGAGGTGTACAATGGATTTTCACCATTAAATAAAGGACTCAGCCGTTCTGAAATCCATTTGTCTCTTAGATCATGTGAGTTCCCAGGCATTCCTTCAAAATGCCAATCATGATTGCCCGCTGTGTATATATATTCAATCCCACATTCATCAAGCCGGGTTTTTACATAAGCTACGTTGTCTATAGTTGGATTATTAATTATATCTCCGGTCAGCAAAATTAAATCAACATTTTTTTTTCTTGCCTCCTCGAGAATTCCTTCAAAATGTTGTTCCTTTGTACCGGCAATGTCGGTGAGATAGTGCTTTGGGTCTTTATATGCAACATCCATTCTAGATGTAAACTCGGGATATTCCGATTTTCCATTTTTCAAAATTGAGAGATGTGAATCACTAATATGGATGAAACTTACCTTTTCTTTAATACTTTTGCACTTTATCACGGTATTATAACTATCAAAATTATGATCAACGCTTAACCATTCATCAGAATTTAAAGGTGTTGTATTAAAAGAATGGCCAAGTGAAAGTTTTTCCCATGGTAAAAGAATTGAAGCGGTTCCTACTGCAATATTTCTGAAAAAAATTTTTCTCTTCATTTGACACTCCCGATTATTTTAGAAACTTCATATTTATATTTTGCTTTAATCCGCTCCCATTAAAGACTCGATCGAATCCAAATTTATTCTTTGCAAATAAGAAAAAAGTCAGAATTTAGAAAATCACAATAGATAATAAACTTATTTGAGCGCCCTAGTATAATATTTTCGACCAATACGGGCAAACCTAAGATTTATACTAATAAACCAGTCTATTATCTTAACTAAATTTATCATTACAATGACGTTTCAGCATTCTTCTGTGAACGGAATAATATAATTCTATTGAGGCAAAATGTGAAAAAATCTAATAATGTAGTTGCCGGACTGATTTTTATAAATCTTTTGTTTACCGGTATTGTTTCAGGCCAGTCTTTAGCAGGAACGGATGAATTGGGAAGAACCCTTCTTCTGAACGATTCCGTAGGAAATCTTCAAAAAAGTAAAAATGTGGCCATATTTTATTTTTTGTGGCATGATGAGGGACTTATTGCCGGAGATGCATGGGATTTAAGCGAGATTGTAGCCGAGCACCCCGAAGTACTAAACGATTTTGATAATCCGAACTGGGGTATTCAGCAGCCCGGTACAGCTTACTATTGGGGTCAGCCTCTCTACGGTTATTATAGAGCGGAAGATTATTGGGTTAGTTTGAGAAGTGTTCAATTGCTCACCGATGCCGGCGTTGATATTCTTGTTATTGACGCGACGAATAAGGAAACATATGGAAGGAACGCGGATGTATTAATGAAAGCGATGGACGCGGTCCGCGCTCAGGGAAAAAATCCCCCTAAAATTGTTTTTTATACTAATACAGAATCCGGTTTCACAATGCAGCAGGCTTATGATAATTTTTATAAACAGGGAGCGAAATATTATCATCCGGAATGCTGGTTTTACCTTGAAGGAAAACCTTTAATTATTGGAATATCCTCTGAAGCAAAAGGAATGGAGTATGAAAATTTCTTTACTTACAGAGAATCGCAATGGCCTACCGAAAAATATAAAACAAACAGCTGGCCCTGGATAGCATTTACCAGACCGCAGCAAGTTCATTTTAACGCGAAAGGAGAAAAGGAAATTGTGAATGTGGCGGTAGCTCAGCATCCCAATCCGAAAGCGGGGATGGGCGGTTCTGCATTCTATGGTAACAGAGATAACTGGGGAAGAAGTCATAGAAATGGTTACAATGGAAATCCTGAAGTTGATATCCGTTACGGTTATAATATGCAGGAACAATGGGATTTTGCGATTAAGGAAAATCCTCCATTTGTTTATGTAACAGGATGGAATGAATGGATAGCCGGAAAATTTCCAAGTAAAGACAGCAATCCCGAGCATTCATGGTTCTGCGATCAGGCGAGCCCGGAATACAGCCGCGATATTGAACCCACAAGAACAGCAGGATTAAAAGATAACTATTATATGCAGTTGGTTAATAATATCAGAAGATATAAAGGAGTTGAGGCGAGCGCGGCTGTGGGTAAAAGTATATCAACAAAAAGTTTTGATGATTGGAAAAATGTGGAGCCAGTTTATATAGATTATATCGGCGATACTGGCGAACGTAATTGTTCCGGTATGCAAAAAAGTCCAAAAGTTATTTATACTAACAATACCGGCAGAAATGATTTTCATCAGTTAAAAATTTCGAGAGATTCAAAGTATGTTTATTTCTATGCTGAGACAGTAAATAATATTACTCGAAACTCCGGCAGCAACTAGATGCGTCTTTATATTGATAGTGATAGAAAATTCTCATCAGGCTGGAATGGTTATGATTATAGAATTGTCACTGGAAACAAACTTCAAAAATATACCGGAGGCGAGTGGAAAGACTTATGCTCCGTTAAATACGAAGTGAATAAAAACAGAATGATGATCACTGTTCCAAGAAAACATATTAGTGATTTCTCCCTGGAATTAAATTTTGAATTCAAGTGGTCGGATAATATGCAGGATTCAAGCGATCCGCTGGACTGGTATCTCAATGGAGACGCCGCGCCCGGCGCCAGATTCAACTGGATCTATTCAGAAAAATAAATTGGTACAAAATAGTTTTATTAAAAAAGAGAACTTATATGCCGGTAGTAAAAAAAATATTACATGCTTTGGTTTCAGTGTTGCTGCTTACTGTGGTTACACTGAATGCTGAAACAATTACAACAATTAAATCTGAGAAAAACAGTGTAATTAATCATGGAGCGAAAGCTGATGGAATTAGTGATGATACCGCGGTTTTCCAAAAAGCGCTCGACGCGGCAAGTATAAAAGGGGGAATTGTATCTGTTCCTTCAGGCACTTATTTAATTGCCGGATCAATTACAATTCCGGAGGGAGTTACTCTTCAGGGTGAATGGCAGGCACCTCACAATACTGCTCTTGGAAAAGGAAGCGTACTATTTGCAACCGGTTCAGCAGGAAATGAAAACGGGTCCCCTCTAATTAATCTGACAAGTAATAGTTGCGTTAAAGGCATAACCATTTTTTATCCCGATCAAGATATAAACAACGTGAAATCATATCCCTGGACAATTCAGGGAAAGGGAACTAACTGCAGTGTAATTGATGTCACTCTCGCGAATCCGTATAAAGGCATAGATTTCGGAACCCATTCAAATGAACTTCATTTTATCCGTAATGTCTATGGCTGTCCCCTTAAGATTGGAATTTTTGTTGATAACTGTACAGATATTGGAAGAATAGAAAATGTTCATTTCAATCCAAATGCTTGGACCAGATGCGGTTATTCCAATTCCCCAAAAGATGGAAGCCCCGAATGGGATAAACTAATAAAATACTTAACGGAAAATCTGGAAGGATTTATTTTCGCTAGAACCGATTGGCAATATGTAAGCAACTGTTTTGTAATCTTTCCAAAGATTGGATTTCATTTTATATCCGGCGCTAAAAGAAAAGGAAATGTTTTAATCACCCAGTCCGGCGCGGATATGACAGATATATCTGTTCAGGTTGACGCTTCACAAAAAAAGGCAGGTTTGGAATTCGTCAATTGTCAGTTCATGGCAACAGTAATTATTAAATCTACAAATGAAGGTCCGGTCAAATTTACTAATTGCGGTTTTTGGTCAATCAAATCTACAACCAGTCAGGCAATAATTGAGGGCACCGGCACTGTAACATTTAATGCCGTACATTTTTCAGAATGGGACGATAGTGAAAAAGACGCGCCTTGTATAAATTTAAAAAGCGGGACAATGATAATTAACGCATGCGAATTTCGTGAAGAAGGAAAGAGGCAGATTGAACTCGGCTCTGGTACAGTGGGCGCGGTAATAATTGGCAACCGTTTTCAAGGGGGAACAAAAATTACAAACAACGCGCCTTCGTCAGCGAAAATTCAAATTGGGCTAAATATAGAATAATTATAAAAATTCTTTTTGGAGAGCTAACTGATTGAAGAAATTATTTTATAAAATAATGACAAGTATGTTTCTGTTTGTTACAATTACTATAGCGCAGCCGTTTGAATTGGAAGCGGATAATGGCGTAATAAAATTAAAGTTCGATTTAACACGCGGGGGAGCTATTAGTTACATTTCTATATCAGGCAGCGATAGAAACCTTGTTAATGTTCATGATGAAGGAAGATATATTCAGCAGTCATATTATGCCGGAAAAAGTATTGATAGAAAAGCGGAAGGCCAATCTCCCAAATGGTCGCCATGGAGTTGGAATCCAATCCAAGTAGGAGATGAATTTAAAAACCGCGCGCAAATTATGGATTATAAACAAAGTGGCGATACCCTCTATGTAAAATGTATCCCGATGCTGTGGGATATGAATAATGTTCCTGCCGAAGCGGTAATTGAGCAAACTACAGTATTAACCGGTAGCACATTAAAGGTACATAACAAGCTAACGTGCAATAGAACTGATACAATTTATGGAGAGGGAATTCTAAATGATCAGGAATTGCCCGCTGTGTATCCAATCTCCTCTTTAAAAAATCTTTATACATATTTAGGCAAAAAACCTTTTGCGAATGATACTCTTTCGAACCCTACAGTGGTTTTTCTTGCAAGCGGTTTCTGGGGCAGATATCAGGCGGTTTCTGAAAACTGGATGGCGTTTGTTGATGATAACAAATGGGGAATGGGAGTTTATAATTCAAAATGTACTGATTTTCTCGCGGGAATGGCGGGCAAACCTGGCGGAGAAACAAAAGATGGTTCTACTTCTTATATAGCCCCAATTAAAAAAGAGGCTCTATATAAAAACTCAATCTATGAATATGAGTATTATATAATTATCGGTACTGTGGAAGAGATTCGATATAAAGTTTATCAATTAAAAAATAATCCCTAGGCTGAATATGAGCAAAAAATTGTTAATTACTTTATTAGTGCTATTTCTTTCAGAAAGTAAAGCTCAACATAAAATTGATGTGTGGAATCAGATTGAGTTTGTTTTTGAGAGTGACGTTTGTTATGATAATCCATTTCTTGATGTTGATCTATTTGCTACATTCATTAGTGAGGAGGGTGACATTATTTCCCGCCCCGCGTTTTGGGATGGAGGCAATATATGGAAAGTCCGATTCGCACCTACAAAAATTGGAAAATGGAATTATAAGCTTTCCGGAGAAGGGATAAATAATTTCAACGGCTCTAAAAAAGGTTATGTTGAAGCGTTCAATTATCAGGGTGATCTTTCTATATATAAAAAAGGGTTTCTGAAAATCTCACCGAATAGACGTTATCTCACTTATAATAACGGCGCGCCCTTTTTTTATCTGGCAGACACACATTGGTTTTTACCGTTGGAAAAATGGGATGAGTGCAACGTACCCGGCTGCGATTCTCAATTCAAATTTATGGTTGATAAAAGAGCGGAACAGCAGTTTACTGTTTACCAGATTCAAACGAATGGAATCAGATTAGTGGAAGACAGTGTAACTTCAGTTGATGTAGAAGCGTTTCAGGATATCGACAGAAAGTTTAATTACTTGATAGAGAAAGGTTTTATTATAAACAGCTCAATCGGATCAGCTCATAATTACGCTCTTCGTCTCGGCATAGCGGGCGCCGAAAGATTAGCCAAATACTGGGTGGCGAGATATGGGGCTTATCCAATAATTTGGATGACAGCTCAGGAAGTTGATCTCGATAAAAATAAGTATCTGGAAATATGGAAAACCGCCGCGAAAACAATTGATAAGTATGATGATTATCAGCATCCGCATTCAGCTCATCTCTGGGATAACTCAAACCCCGCGTTTTTTAATTCCGATAACTGGCACAATTTCCATATGATTCAGGCCGGTCATATAATTTGGGGAGGCGGAACGCAAACTAAAGAGTTCTATAAAAAATATTATGAAAGTATTCCTATTAAACCAATGCTTGAATCGGAAGCGAATTATGAAGGACTTGGAAAAGACAAACAGTGTTCTGACACCGACATAAGAAACGCCGCGTATAAATCATTTCTCAGCGGAAGTTTTGGTTTTGGCTACGGTGTTCAAGGAATTTGGCAAAACTGTTATACGGTTAATGAATGCGGCTGCTGCACCGATTGGGGAATAAAGACCTGGATCGAAGGACTGAACGCGAAAGGCGGAGAACAGATGAGTCATCTTAAAAAATTCTTTGATGCGCTTAAATGGACAAAACTTGAGCCGCGATTTGAGGATCCTGTGTGGATTGATATTAATGCATCAGATAAAAAGGAAAAAGAAAAGGTTGTACTCTCTACAATTTCCAATAATGAATACGTGATATATCTGTATTCGGAAAAAGATATTCCGGTGACAATAAAGAACCTTGATGCCAGGAAAACCTATAAGGCAAAATGGTTCGATCCGAGAAAAGGAGTTTATATTAATATAGATCAATCTTCCGCGGCCGGGGCTTCTTCATATAATATCCCTGTTAAACCATCGGCGGAAGATTACATATATATACTTACATCGATTAACTAAATAAACAATGACTCTTAAAATGGAAATTAAACTATGAGCAATTTGACAAAATTCATTCTACTTCTTGCTTTTGCGTTTAATATTTATGGCGGTAACAATCAAAAAAAGAAACTGCCGGCCGATTATGTTAATCCATTTATGGCTACGCAGGGAGATCACGGCCAGTGGCTTCCGGCCGCGAATGTTCCATTCGGATTAATTAATCTGTGTCCGGACACTTATCCGGGAAGTCTCACTGCCGACGGCGATTTTGCGCATGGCGGATATGATTATTCCGACAATCAATTGCGCGGCTTCAGTAATTTTCATAAAGGAAGTTCCGGCGGAACAAGAGTAATTGATAGGGCCGGTTTGCTTTCTATAATTCCATTTTCTGTTATGCCTTCAGATTCATTCTTCAAAAATCCCATTTTAGATTTTGATAAAAAAAGCGAAAAGGCAAAAGCAGGTTATTACTCTGTCAAACTATCAAAAGAAAATATTATAGTAGAATTAACCGCCTCATCTCATTCCGGTTATCACAGTTATTCATTCCCTAAAAATAAAAATGCAAAAATATTCCTGTTCGAAGGTAACAGAGCAAGATCTAATAACGTATCATGCAGAATTGTTGATGAATACACAATAGAAGGCACCCAAGCAATTTACAACGGAATACATTTTGTTATAAAATTTAACAATCCGATCAAATCTTCCTCGATCTGGGATGGTAAACAAATTTCATCAAATGATAAACTTATTGAATCGATAGACGGGGGACTAATTTGCGAATTTGGCATCTTGAAAAATCATCCTCTGGAAATAAAAGTCGGAGTGTCTTTAACAAGTGTGGATGAAGCCAAAAATAATCTTGCCGCCGAAATTGGAAAGAAAAATTTCGCGGCGGTTAAAAAAGAAGCTTTTGATAAATGGAATGATGTTCTCTCAAATATATTAATTGAAGGTAATGAAGAATACAAATCTATATTTTACACTTCACTCTACAGAACATGCCATTTGCCTCAATCATTAACAGATGTATCGGGGAAATATCCGGGACTTGATGGAAAGATTCACAATGCCAATGGATACGTTCACTACAGCAATTATGCTTTCTGGGATTCCTTCAGAACAAAATATCCTTTGTACAGCTTGTATTTACCCTCTGTGTATCGCGATATTGTAAAATCATTACGCGATATTTATGAACAGGGGGATTGGGATAAACCGGACGGAACACATAAACCGCACGGACCAGGATCGGGATTTGATATCACTGGGAAAAACGGATTCTCGGTTTTCGCTAATTGCCGCAACGAACATATGCTTATGGTTGTGACAGACGCATACTTTAAAGGTCTTTTCGATATTAACGTGAAGGATGTATATCCTTATTTAAAACGTGAAGCTCTTCTACAGATGGGAGAAAAATATGACAAGATTGGATACATACCAGCCCGACCGGATCAAACAGGAGAATATTGCTGGGATAATTGGTGCGTTGCACAAGTTGCAAAGGCAATTGGCAATGAAAAGGATTATGAATATTTCATGATGCGTTCGAACTTTTGGAAAAATACATGGGACCCGAGCATTAAATATTTCCGGGCACGTGCCGAAGATGGAACATGGCTTGACTTTCCGGATGACCCCGCTGAGAACAGGGAAAAATATACCTATGAAGGAAGCAAGTGGCATTGGCGATGGAATATTAAGCACGATCTTCCCGGTTTAATTGAATTCTTAGGAGGGAGAGAGTCATTTCTAAAAGAATTAACCTACTTCTTTGATAACAATCTTTACACAGCCGGAAATCAGATAGATCTCCACGCACCTTTTCTTTTTAATTATGCTGATGCAGCATGGCTTACTCAAAAATGGACAAGGAAAATATTAACTGAACCAATTGTTCAGAAATATAAAACTCACGGATTTTTCGAAAAACCGATATTCGGAAGAATATATAAAAACACTCCCGATGGATTTCTTGAGGAGATGGATGATGATTACGGCTGCATGTCAGCGTGGTATGCTATGAGCGCTATGGGTTTGTATCAAGTCTTCCCGGGCGATCCAGTATATCAATTATCCTCGCCGATATTTAATAAAGTTACTATTCAACTTGATCCGGATATTTATTCAGGAAAGAAGTTTGTAATCAGAACAGATAATCTCAGCGTCGAAAATTATTATATACAATCGGCTTCACTTAATGGACTACCATTAAACCGCTCGTGGATTTCACATGAAGAGATTGTAAAAGGGGGCGAACTTGTTTTTGTTATGGGAAAAGAACCAAATAAGCAATGGGGAAGTAAACAATGAAATGTAACCAAGCTGTAAAACTATTTTTCCTTTTATTTCTTTCAATTAACCTTTTTGCCGGAAATGATAATCATAAAGAATATTTTATTTCCCCTTCTGGTTCGGATAAAAACAACGGCAGCATCAAAGCTCCGTTCGCAACAATTGAAAGAGCACGTGATGCTGTAAGAGCTGATAAATTAAAATTTCCCAAAACATCATATACAGTTTTTCTTCGGGGAGGTACTTATCAAATTTCAAAAACAATTGAGTTTGACCAACGGGATACCTACAAAAATGATGAACAATTAATTATTCGTTCATATAAAAATGAAGTAGTTAGAATTTCGGGAGGAATAAAAATTCCCGAGAATAGAGTTCGTAAAATTGCCGACTCTACAATCTCCAGAAGACTAATAACAAGGGTTACTGATAATATTCTACAGATCGACTATTCCGGATTAATTGATGATGAAGGGACAATTCAACCGCATGGTTTCGGAAGGCCTTATACAAACACACAGATGGAATTATTTGGAATGCAGAATGCCTATTTTTTAGCGAGATGGCCAAATAAGGGATATACTCGAATTAAAAATATTATAGAAAAAGGATCGAGCATTAGCGACGGGGATACATCAGAAAAATTAGCCGTATTTGAGTATGAGGCGGAAAGGGTAGGCAGGTGGAAAAATTCGGAAGAACCATGGATAGCCGGTTATTTCCGTTATGGCTTTGCTGATGATGCGGTTCGCATCAGAAAAATTGATCCCGAAAAAAAAGAAATCACATCTGACCCAACATATTACGGGTTTTCTGCCGGGGAACCCTTTAACGCGTTTTACGGATTCAATATTCTTGAAGATATTGATATCCCGGGTGAATATTTCGTTGATAAAAAAAATAAGAAAATTTACTTCTACCCTTATGACAACGAGGATTTTTCAGACTTAACTTTATCTTTAATCAATGAGCCGTTGATTGCACTTGAGAACTCCGCCAAAGTTTGTTTTGAAAATATAATATTTGAATGCACACGCGGAATGGGAGTTTATATTGAGGGAGGAAATGATAACCGCTTTACTTCCTGCACTTTTAGAAATATTGGAACCGTAGCCGTTTGTATTGGAAAAGGAGTTGATGAAAATGGTGTGCCTGCTTCGAGAAAACTCGGGAAGTTTAAAGAGTATTTATACGTCAACCAAACTTGGGATAGAAACTGCGGAACCGATCATGTAATTGAGAATTGCGAAATCTTTAATACCGGCGCAGGAGGTATCATTCTCGGCGGCGGCGATAGAAAAACACTTACCAGAGGAAACAACCGGGTTACAAACTGTTCAATTCATGATTTCAATCGGTACGAAAAAACATACCGCGGAGGAATTAATGTTGACGGAGTTGGAAACGTAATTGATCATAATGAAATATTTAACTGCCCTGGTACGGCAATTCATTTAAATGGCAATGAGCATTTAATTGAATATAATATTATCCATGACGCTGTTACAGATGGTCACGACATGGGCGCGATTTATTATGGAAGAAATCCAAGCGAGCAGGGCAACATTGTGCGTTATAATTATTTTCATCACAATGGAAATAAAGATGGAGTGATAATGTCGGTTTATCACGATGACGGCGCCTGCGGAATGCAAGTTTATGGAAATGTTTTTTATAAACCGGGTAATGTTGCGGTGATGATCGGAGGCGGTAACGATATTGTTTACCGAAACAATATTTTTATTGAAACACCCCTCGCTTTCCATATTGATAATCGTCTTCAAAACTGGGGTGGAGAAGAATTTATAAAAAATAATGGTGTGTATAATAAAAGGCTAAGTGAAGTCGCAATAGATAAACTCCCTTACTCTAAAAAGTATCCTAATCTCGCGAATTATTGGAATGATAATCTTGGAGTGCCGAAGAGAAACATAATCGAGAATAATTTATTTGTGAATATAGGGCAGCTTCAAAACGGTTCACTCGAATGGTTAAAGTTGGGTAAGAATTGTTTCACTAAAACAGATCCCGGTTTTGAAAGTTATGCCAAGATGAATTTCAAGCTACGGAATGACTCAAAAGTATTTAGTTCACTGCCTGATTTTGAGAATGTGCCTTTTGAAAAAATGGGAAGACAAAAATAATCTCAATGAAAAAATTAATTTATAGGAATCATGTATGAAAAATCTCAGAAGACTTAATAGTTCATGTTTAGCTTTGTGTTTAATCTTTTGTCTGATAGTTACCGGAAGAAGTTTCGCAGATGAAATAAAGGCAAGTGAATGGGTAAATGAAAAATTTGCCAAAGGAATTGTACCCCCATTCTCATTTATATATGATGGAAAGTCTTCGAATTCATTTATTGCCAACTGGAATTATAAATCAGAAAAATTGAAATCCACTGATGCGGGAGTTGAACAATTTGTTTTTTCTTATTCCGATGGACAAACAGGATTGACAGTAAAGTGCTCTGTAAAATTATTTATTGATTTTAACGCGGTAGAGTATGTTCTAAAATTTATAAACTCCTC
Coding sequences:
- a CDS encoding metallophosphoesterase, producing the protein MKRKIFFRNIAVGTASILLPWEKLSLGHSFNTTPLNSDEWLSVDHNFDSYNTVIKCKSIKEKVSFIHISDSHLSILKNGKSEYPEFTSRMDVAYKDPKHYLTDIAGTKEQHFEGILEEARKKNVDLILLTGDIINNPTIDNVAYVKTRLDECGIEYIYTAGNHDWHFEGMPGNSHDLRDKWISERLSPLFNGENPLYTSKIFKDVNFVSIDNSTFQISAEQVEFFREQARKNYPIILCMHIPIYQPIALSRNSVSTIGDPRWGSEYDKNYITEKRERWPESGNLNSTYQFLIELLSCRKLLAVFAGHVHTAIQSRISVSAYQYITKASLSGAYRFAELTS
- a CDS encoding DUF4038 domain-containing protein; the protein is MSKKLLITLLVLFLSESKAQHKIDVWNQIEFVFESDVCYDNPFLDVDLFATFISEEGDIISRPAFWDGGNIWKVRFAPTKIGKWNYKLSGEGINNFNGSKKGYVEAFNYQGDLSIYKKGFLKISPNRRYLTYNNGAPFFYLADTHWFLPLEKWDECNVPGCDSQFKFMVDKRAEQQFTVYQIQTNGIRLVEDSVTSVDVEAFQDIDRKFNYLIEKGFIINSSIGSAHNYALRLGIAGAERLAKYWVARYGAYPIIWMTAQEVDLDKNKYLEIWKTAAKTIDKYDDYQHPHSAHLWDNSNPAFFNSDNWHNFHMIQAGHIIWGGGTQTKEFYKKYYESIPIKPMLESEANYEGLGKDKQCSDTDIRNAAYKSFLSGSFGFGYGVQGIWQNCYTVNECGCCTDWGIKTWIEGLNAKGGEQMSHLKKFFDALKWTKLEPRFEDPVWIDINASDKKEKEKVVLSTISNNEYVIYLYSEKDIPVTIKNLDARKTYKAKWFDPRKGVYINIDQSSAAGASSYNIPVKPSAEDYIYILTSIN
- a CDS encoding GH92 family glycosyl hydrolase codes for the protein MSNLTKFILLLAFAFNIYGGNNQKKKLPADYVNPFMATQGDHGQWLPAANVPFGLINLCPDTYPGSLTADGDFAHGGYDYSDNQLRGFSNFHKGSSGGTRVIDRAGLLSIIPFSVMPSDSFFKNPILDFDKKSEKAKAGYYSVKLSKENIIVELTASSHSGYHSYSFPKNKNAKIFLFEGNRARSNNVSCRIVDEYTIEGTQAIYNGIHFVIKFNNPIKSSSIWDGKQISSNDKLIESIDGGLICEFGILKNHPLEIKVGVSLTSVDEAKNNLAAEIGKKNFAAVKKEAFDKWNDVLSNILIEGNEEYKSIFYTSLYRTCHLPQSLTDVSGKYPGLDGKIHNANGYVHYSNYAFWDSFRTKYPLYSLYLPSVYRDIVKSLRDIYEQGDWDKPDGTHKPHGPGSGFDITGKNGFSVFANCRNEHMLMVVTDAYFKGLFDINVKDVYPYLKREALLQMGEKYDKIGYIPARPDQTGEYCWDNWCVAQVAKAIGNEKDYEYFMMRSNFWKNTWDPSIKYFRARAEDGTWLDFPDDPAENREKYTYEGSKWHWRWNIKHDLPGLIEFLGGRESFLKELTYFFDNNLYTAGNQIDLHAPFLFNYADAAWLTQKWTRKILTEPIVQKYKTHGFFEKPIFGRIYKNTPDGFLEEMDDDYGCMSAWYAMSAMGLYQVFPGDPVYQLSSPIFNKVTIQLDPDIYSGKKFVIRTDNLSVENYYIQSASLNGLPLNRSWISHEEIVKGGELVFVMGKEPNKQWGSKQ
- a CDS encoding right-handed parallel beta-helix repeat-containing protein: MKCNQAVKLFFLLFLSINLFAGNDNHKEYFISPSGSDKNNGSIKAPFATIERARDAVRADKLKFPKTSYTVFLRGGTYQISKTIEFDQRDTYKNDEQLIIRSYKNEVVRISGGIKIPENRVRKIADSTISRRLITRVTDNILQIDYSGLIDDEGTIQPHGFGRPYTNTQMELFGMQNAYFLARWPNKGYTRIKNIIEKGSSISDGDTSEKLAVFEYEAERVGRWKNSEEPWIAGYFRYGFADDAVRIRKIDPEKKEITSDPTYYGFSAGEPFNAFYGFNILEDIDIPGEYFVDKKNKKIYFYPYDNEDFSDLTLSLINEPLIALENSAKVCFENIIFECTRGMGVYIEGGNDNRFTSCTFRNIGTVAVCIGKGVDENGVPASRKLGKFKEYLYVNQTWDRNCGTDHVIENCEIFNTGAGGIILGGGDRKTLTRGNNRVTNCSIHDFNRYEKTYRGGINVDGVGNVIDHNEIFNCPGTAIHLNGNEHLIEYNIIHDAVTDGHDMGAIYYGRNPSEQGNIVRYNYFHHNGNKDGVIMSVYHDDGACGMQVYGNVFYKPGNVAVMIGGGNDIVYRNNIFIETPLAFHIDNRLQNWGGEEFIKNNGVYNKRLSEVAIDKLPYSKKYPNLANYWNDNLGVPKRNIIENNLFVNIGQLQNGSLEWLKLGKNCFTKTDPGFESYAKMNFKLRNDSKVFSSLPDFENVPFEKMGRQK